Below is a genomic region from Pseudarthrobacter sulfonivorans.
AGAGCCCCCGCCGGGCCAAACTGGCAGACAATGTCGCGGGCAGCTCCTGGACGGCACGGGCGCATGCCAACGGATCCGGACCGGCCGTGCTGGACGTCGCCGTGGGTTCGGCGTACACCGGCATCTACGACCGCCCGGACCTTGGCCGTCGGGACCTCCGCAGGCTTTCCGCGGTCCTGGCTGGCGCCGACCGCTACGAGCTGGTCCTCATTGACTGCCCGCCGTCGCTGAACGGGCTGACCCGGATGGCCTGGTCCGCGAGTGACAAGGTGGCGCTCGTGGCAGAGCCGGGACTGTTCTCGGTGGCGGGAACGGAACGGACCATGCGCGCCATCCAGCTGTTCAAGCAGGAATTCGCGCCGAACCTGTCCCCCGCAGGCATTGTGGCCAACCGCGTGCGCACGGGTTCCTCCGAACACACTTATCGGCTCGCGGAAATGGAATCGATGTTCGGTGACCTGCTGTTGAGCCCGCGCATCCCTGAACAGGCGAACTGGCAGCAGATCCAGGGCGCGGCCCACCCGGTGCACCACTGGCCCGGCGAATCCGCGAAGACATCCGCTGCGTTGTTCGACGCCCTCCTGGTCAACCTCCTCGCGACCGGAAGCGGCCTGCGGAACCGTACCCAGCGTTAACCCCTTGGCCGCAGCTCCGCTGCAGCCAAGGATTCCGCGGACAACAATAGAGGCCACCCCCGCCGGAGGTGGCCTCTTCTGTTGGTATTGTGTCAGCCTGTTGTGTCAGCCGATCTTGCGCGCAGCGCGCCGCTTGCTCAGCTCGTCGTCGGGAAAGGACTGTTCGACGGCGTGTTCGCTCGGCAGGGAGGCCAGACTGCCCTCGACTTCGCGCCAAACCCTGCCCACGGCGATGCCGAAAACGCCTTGGCCACCCTGGACAAGATCGATGACCTCGTCAGCGGACGTGCATTCGTAGACACTCGCGCCGTCGCTCATGAGCGTGATCTGTGCCAGATCCTCCACGCCGCGTTCGCGCAGGTGTTCCACCGCCGTGCGGATCTGCTGAAGGGAAACGCCGGTGTCCAGCAGCCGCTTGACTACCTTGAGGACCAGAATGTCCCGGAAGCCGTAGAGTCGCTGCGAGCCGGAGCCTGCGGCTCCGCGGACTGCGGGCTCAACAAGCCCGGTGCGTGCCCAGTAGTCCAGTTGGCGGTACGTGATGCCGGCAGCCTTGCAAGCCGTGGGGCCGCGGTAGCCGGCGTCCTCGTCCAGGACGGGAAGGTCTTCGGTAAACAGGAGGCCCTGGGCACCGCTCGCGGGCACAGCCACACCAGCCGTTGTGGGCTGTTTCAGCCCGCCTGCTTCGCCTTTGGGACTCACCTGGATCCTCCTTGTCATAAGCTCCCGGGGACCACTGCATCAGCCTGTGCACGCATGAAGTCCATGCATGTAATTTCGCGGGGGTCGTACTTTTACAGTGTGACTTGCGCGGCTGCTGTAAGCAATGGGAGCTTGATACCTTCGACGTTAGGCCCGCTGCGCCCCAAGGTCAAAGATCTAGGCCGCTTGGCGCAGGCGTGTCGGAACTTTCAGGCTCAACTTTAACCTTAACGTGACCTCAGCCGTCGAAGTCTTCGGGCTCCACGTCGTCCAGGAACTCACGGAAGCGCCGCAGTTCGCGCTCCTCGTCCACGGTGGGGCCCGGGTCAGTGTCCTCGCCCTCGTCATGCTCGGTGATACGGACTCCGGCTTCATCCATTACGGAGTCGGCACACCAGATGCGGCATTTGGCCCGCAACGCGATCGCGAGGGCGTCCGATGCCCGTGAGCTGACGGTAGTGCCGTTCTCGAACTGGAGCTGGCCATAAAAGATGTTGTCCTCAACGGCCACAATGTTGACGCTGACAACCGAATGGCCCAGTGACTCCACCACATCCACCAGGAGGTCGTGGGTCATCGGGCGCGGAGGCACTACCCCTTGTTGGGCCAGGGCGATGGCACTTGCCTCTGGAGTCCCGATCCAGATGGGCACGTGCCGTTCGCCGTGGATCTCGCGCAGCAGAACGAGCGGCTGGTTGGACGGCAGTTCGATACGAACGCCTACGATCTCCACTTCGATCATCAGATGTCCATACGTGAGATACGGTCCTGGACCAGTGCCCGGTGCAGGACCAGGCAGAGGTCGCTGATTTCGCGGGCCGCTTCAGCAGCCCGCGCCTGTGACGCGGAATCGCGCCGGGACGCGAGCGGCGCAACGGCGCGCTCCACGAGTCCGAATTCACGTTCCGCGGCGGCCTGGAACGGCCGCAGGTGGCGCGGTTCAAGGCCGTGGCTCTCCAGTTGCACGCAGGCACGGGCCACTTGGAGGGCGTGCTCGTCGAACTTGCCGTTGCTGTGGCTGATCAGCCCGAAGCTCAGCAGCGATTGGAGTAGCGGAATGCTGGCGCCGGACTCGGTCCGCAGCTGTTCCTCGCTGAATTTCCGGCCGCGGTTCTGAAGCTCCACGGCCAATTCATCCGAAACGATCCGCGGCGAAACCACGACGCCGGGCGGCAGGTTCTCGGGCCGCTCTCCCCTGTCGATCGCATCAAGGTAGTCCTTGATGACTTTCAGTGGAAGGTACTGGTCCCGCTGCAGTGCCAGCACAAAACGGAGACGTTCAACGTCACTGTCCGAGTACTGCCGGTATCCGGCCGGAGTACGGCGCGGATTAATCAGTCCCTTTTCCTCGAGGAACCTGATTTTCGACGCGGTCATACCCGGAAAGTCGCCGCTGAGTTGCGCGAGGACTTCCCCGATGTTCAAAACTTGGGGCCCCCGGCGTTCCGGTTGTGCCATTGCCACAGGCAAGTGTCCCGGGATCAGGCGCGGCCTGCTGCGCGGGCAGGGCTCAGGTAGAAGGTGAGTCGGAACTTGCCGATCTGGACTTCGTTCCCGGACTTTAGCTCAACACTGTCCACGCGGTCGTGGTTGACGTAAGTGCCGTTGAGGCTGCCGGTATCCACCACTTCAAAGCTCCGCGCAGTGCGGCGGAACTCGACGTGGCGCCGCGAGACGGTGACGTCATCAAGGAAGATGTCGGCGTCAGGATGACGGCCGGCCGTGGTGGTATCCGTGTCAAGCAGGAAGCGGGCACCCGCGTTCGGGCCGCTGTGGGCCACCAGGAGCGCGGAACCGGCCGGCAGCGCCTCCACGGATGAATGCTCGTCCGTAGACAGCTTGGGGGCGATGGTGGGTTCGTCGGAGACGGGGGTGAGATGGATCGAGGTGGTCTCCGAAGCCCTGGCCGCACCTGTGCCGTACTCGCCTTCGGCAGGGTCCTGTTCGTGGCCAACCATGGATTCCTCCTCTTTCGCTGCAGCTCTCACGCCTGCAATCAACTTTTGCCCTGACGGATCCGCCTCGCGGATCCGATGCCGGGCCCCGATCCGGCCACTGACGTGCGAAGACGCCCGTTGGCCGGCCCGGATGAACCCGTTAGCTTCAGCCTACCTGCTGTTCGTACTCGGATGCACTGAGCAAGGATTCCACAGCGTCCGCTTCTGCCAGCCGGATCTCGATCAGCCAGCCGTCGCCGTACGGATCGGAGTTGATCAAGGCCGAATCGGTATCGAGGGATTCGTTGCGTGCCACGACTTCGCCGCTGACCGGAGCATAGATGTCGCTGACGCTCTTGGTGGATTCGACTTCGCCCACGACTTCGTTTGCGGTGACTTTGGTGCCGGCTTCCGGCATCTGGGCATAGACAACATCTCCGAGTGCGTCCTGCGCGAAGTCGGTGATGCCCACCCGGACCACGCCGTCGGCGCCCGGTGCGGATACCCACTCGTGCTCGGCGGTGTAGGACAGGTCTTCGGGAATGTTGCTCATCAGGGGCCTTTCATCGGGTCAATCACCAATGTCAACGGGGCCTGGAAAACAAGCCGCCGCTGAAAGTATAGGCACAACTCCACGGGCGTTCGAGGAGGATTCTGACATGATGAGACGCATGAGATCAGATGCACAGGAATCGCCCGCGAAAAATGCGAACTGGGCTGCGCGGATCATCCTCGTTGCGGTGGTGCTGGTGGTCCTCGCTATCGCTTACTTTGCCTTTGCGGCCATCCTCCCGGTCTGGTGGGCGAATGTTATCCGCAACCAGGTCCAGGGCAATCTTGGGGCGGGCATCCTGGTGGGGATGTTTTACGGATTCGTTTTTACGTTCGTCCCCCTCTTGGTCGCCTGGCAGGCCACACGCAAATCCGTGAGCTGGCCCTGGAAGCTGAGCATCCTCGTTGCCGCTGTGGCTCTCGCGTCCCCGAATCTGCTGACCGCCGGGATCATGTTCGGCAGCTCGCAGGCCGCCCATAACGGACAGCGGATCCTCGGCACCGAAGCAACCTGGTTCCCGTTGTGGACGCAAATCTCAGCCATCGCCGCCGTCGTGATCTTTGTGGTTGGCCTGATCCTGTGGAGGGTCTGGCGGCAGCGCGGCAAAAAGATGAAGGTGCTCAAGAAGGCAGATGCCGAGCGTTCCCTGGCTGCAAAGGCGGCGAATGATACCGCGGCCAGCTCACCTGCTCCCCAGGCGCCACCTGTTCCTGAGGCGCCGGCCGCACCCGACAGCCAGGCTGACCGCAGGTAAACCATGCCGGAGCTTCCCGAGGTTGCAGGCCTGGCCGGTTTCCTGGACGAGCACCTGCGCGGAGCGGTGGTGCGGAAGGTCCAGATCGTTTCCTTCGCCGTGCTGAAGACAGCGGATCCGCCGTTCACAGCGCTGGAGAACTGCACCGTCGCCGGCGTGCGGCGGTTCGGAAAATTTGTCAGCATTGACACCGACGGGCCGTCGTTTGTCTTCCACCTCGCCCGGGCGGGATGGGTCCGCTTCACGGACTCCCCCACGGATACCCAGCTCCGGATGGGAAAAGGCCACATCGCCATGCGCCTGGCATTCACCGGGCCGGACGGTGCCCATGGCATGGATCTCACCGAGGCGGGCACCAAAAAAAGCCTTGCCGTGTACGTGGTGCGAGACCCCCAGGATGTGCCGGGCGTCGCGGCACTCGGGCCGGACCCGTTCAGCG
It encodes:
- a CDS encoding ParA family protein gives rise to the protein MQVVSISSLKGGVGKTSVTTGLASAALAAGIPTLVVDLDPHADATTALGVQAGDQLDIGRMLKSPRRAKLADNVAGSSWTARAHANGSGPAVLDVAVGSAYTGIYDRPDLGRRDLRRLSAVLAGADRYELVLIDCPPSLNGLTRMAWSASDKVALVAEPGLFSVAGTERTMRAIQLFKQEFAPNLSPAGIVANRVRTGSSEHTYRLAEMESMFGDLLLSPRIPEQANWQQIQGAAHPVHHWPGESAKTSAALFDALLVNLLATGSGLRNRTQR
- a CDS encoding Fpg/Nei family DNA glycosylase; this encodes MPELPEVAGLAGFLDEHLRGAVVRKVQIVSFAVLKTADPPFTALENCTVAGVRRFGKFVSIDTDGPSFVFHLARAGWVRFTDSPTDTQLRMGKGHIAMRLAFTGPDGAHGMDLTEAGTKKSLAVYVVRDPQDVPGVAALGPDPFSAAFDADMLAEILGSTSQQIKGVLRSQSVIAGIGNAYSDEILHAARISPFATAKSLDRGTVQVLYDAIHSVLGTALAEAEGKPPSELKDVKRSHMRVHARTGEACPVCGDTVREVSFADTSLQYCPTCQTKGKILADRRTSKFLK
- a CDS encoding MerR family transcriptional regulator gives rise to the protein MSPKGEAGGLKQPTTAGVAVPASGAQGLLFTEDLPVLDEDAGYRGPTACKAAGITYRQLDYWARTGLVEPAVRGAAGSGSQRLYGFRDILVLKVVKRLLDTGVSLQQIRTAVEHLRERGVEDLAQITLMSDGASVYECTSADEVIDLVQGGQGVFGIAVGRVWREVEGSLASLPSEHAVEQSFPDDELSKRRAARKIG
- a CDS encoding bifunctional nuclease family protein, which produces MIEVEIVGVRIELPSNQPLVLLREIHGERHVPIWIGTPEASAIALAQQGVVPPRPMTHDLLVDVVESLGHSVVSVNIVAVEDNIFYGQLQFENGTTVSSRASDALAIALRAKCRIWCADSVMDEAGVRITEHDEGEDTDPGPTVDEERELRRFREFLDDVEPEDFDG
- the gcvH gene encoding glycine cleavage system protein GcvH; the protein is MSNIPEDLSYTAEHEWVSAPGADGVVRVGITDFAQDALGDVVYAQMPEAGTKVTANEVVGEVESTKSVSDIYAPVSGEVVARNESLDTDSALINSDPYGDGWLIEIRLAEADAVESLLSASEYEQQVG
- a CDS encoding FHA domain-containing protein, translating into MVGHEQDPAEGEYGTGAARASETTSIHLTPVSDEPTIAPKLSTDEHSSVEALPAGSALLVAHSGPNAGARFLLDTDTTTAGRHPDADIFLDDVTVSRRHVEFRRTARSFEVVDTGSLNGTYVNHDRVDSVELKSGNEVQIGKFRLTFYLSPARAAGRA
- the ftsR gene encoding transcriptional regulator FtsR — encoded protein: MAQPERRGPQVLNIGEVLAQLSGDFPGMTASKIRFLEEKGLINPRRTPAGYRQYSDSDVERLRFVLALQRDQYLPLKVIKDYLDAIDRGERPENLPPGVVVSPRIVSDELAVELQNRGRKFSEEQLRTESGASIPLLQSLLSFGLISHSNGKFDEHALQVARACVQLESHGLEPRHLRPFQAAAEREFGLVERAVAPLASRRDSASQARAAEAAREISDLCLVLHRALVQDRISRMDI